A region of Fibrobacter succinogenes subsp. succinogenes S85 DNA encodes the following proteins:
- a CDS encoding CotH kinase family protein, with the protein MSSCSDDNPSSLNFDSGSSSSANGHADGANLPFAGGPVIFTEVDPVNIDYKDHEGDDAGWVELFNTSADTVNLSGMYLTDSQDEPFKWKLGNVKIAPSSFLVIFLSGKNYPDYVMPHDSIDMIGPGCWTWTDAESDPPGYSYADPLPGYKKNCFSENGKRRIGSVMQLGENEELGWASISLFVGTGSTDPSDVLDISAANEILMQAYITKGRKVSVRLAQPDIDDWKGYEMVLEGTGDSSTVYRMALPTGTTFPDLANIYGTRFSPDANESQEVTLKVFSYIARNRGHEPHAGFKLSKKGGSLYLVNADTAIVDSVSYPELPLGKTWSYANGWGYADPSPYGYTENTLAYTREENIDTLLFPPSGFYTEPFVLNLESTNNAVCETGGKLPSEETVFQKSILINKTTVIRCAKIAPQSLPSNVVTRTYVFESAPAVPAVFLAADPNSLFDPDTGIYVEGPYAQSKEPHYGANYWLDKEIPVTVELMEPGTDAPAFAKNAGLKIFGNYSRQKDKKSVAITFREKYGDSHLKYPLFPDFPELNKFKVFLLRNNGSNCGNDYIRDRLASSVSEGLGVDYQRGRFAVVYYNGEYFGIHSIRERSTADYFETHYGLDPDKIDLLKADNAVSAGSTVDYVALTDWLESNNLDDEENYAYIASQIDVDNFINYMHTELFANNRDWPANNLKKWRSSSPKTPWKWFLYDLDFGFGNDYSKYTNNIFEFATAEDGDSWPNGPEFTLLLRRLLENEGFKAAFINRMAVLLQMNFESSRVLARIEKMMAEIQSEIPRDQKRWGLSASKMTKQLNAIKNFAMDRPGVIYDELQDFFALGKKAPVTLSVNGPGKILVHNLPVDEPEMTVNFFTGFPVVLSAELLMGSTFVGWSDGETSPTRVILPESVSEVSALFK; encoded by the coding sequence TTGTCATCGTGCTCAGACGATAATCCAAGTTCGCTGAATTTTGATTCGGGGAGTAGTTCTTCTGCAAATGGTCATGCAGATGGCGCGAACCTCCCTTTTGCGGGTGGCCCTGTGATTTTCACGGAGGTCGACCCGGTTAACATTGATTACAAGGATCACGAAGGCGATGACGCGGGCTGGGTAGAACTTTTCAATACGTCTGCAGATACGGTGAATTTGTCTGGAATGTACTTGACGGACTCGCAAGATGAACCTTTCAAGTGGAAACTTGGCAATGTGAAAATTGCGCCGAGCTCGTTTTTGGTCATTTTCTTGTCGGGGAAGAACTATCCCGATTACGTGATGCCGCATGATTCTATTGATATGATTGGGCCTGGTTGCTGGACATGGACGGATGCAGAAAGCGATCCGCCGGGTTACAGCTATGCCGATCCGTTACCGGGATACAAGAAAAATTGCTTTAGCGAAAATGGAAAGCGCCGCATTGGCTCGGTGATGCAATTGGGTGAAAACGAGGAACTTGGATGGGCGTCCATTTCGCTTTTCGTTGGGACGGGGAGCACCGACCCCTCGGATGTGCTAGATATTTCGGCTGCCAATGAAATCTTGATGCAGGCGTACATTACAAAGGGCCGCAAAGTTTCTGTGCGCTTGGCACAGCCTGATATTGATGACTGGAAAGGTTACGAAATGGTCCTTGAAGGGACGGGGGATTCTTCAACGGTTTACCGCATGGCTCTCCCTACGGGAACGACTTTCCCTGATTTGGCGAATATTTACGGGACGCGGTTTAGCCCCGATGCGAATGAATCGCAAGAAGTGACTCTTAAGGTTTTCAGCTACATTGCTCGCAATCGCGGCCATGAACCGCATGCGGGTTTCAAGCTTTCGAAAAAAGGCGGCTCGCTTTACTTGGTGAATGCTGATACGGCGATTGTGGATTCTGTATCTTACCCGGAATTGCCTCTAGGGAAAACTTGGAGCTATGCAAATGGCTGGGGCTACGCAGACCCTTCGCCGTATGGTTATACGGAAAATACGCTAGCTTATACTCGAGAAGAAAATATTGACACCTTGCTGTTCCCACCTTCGGGATTTTATACAGAACCTTTTGTTCTAAATCTTGAAAGTACGAATAATGCCGTGTGCGAAACAGGTGGCAAATTGCCTTCGGAAGAGACTGTATTTCAGAAGAGTATTTTAATCAACAAGACGACGGTAATACGTTGTGCAAAAATCGCTCCGCAAAGCCTCCCGAGCAATGTGGTGACTCGCACTTACGTTTTCGAAAGTGCGCCTGCTGTGCCTGCGGTGTTCCTTGCTGCCGACCCGAATTCGCTTTTTGACCCGGATACAGGTATTTATGTGGAAGGCCCGTATGCGCAGAGCAAGGAACCTCATTACGGCGCCAATTACTGGCTTGACAAGGAAATCCCCGTGACGGTGGAATTGATGGAACCAGGGACGGATGCGCCTGCATTTGCGAAGAATGCAGGACTCAAGATTTTTGGCAATTACAGCAGGCAAAAAGACAAGAAGTCGGTGGCGATTACGTTCCGTGAAAAGTATGGTGATTCTCACCTGAAGTATCCGCTGTTCCCTGATTTCCCGGAGCTGAACAAGTTCAAGGTGTTCCTGTTGCGCAATAATGGGAGCAATTGCGGAAACGACTACATTCGCGACCGCTTGGCAAGTTCCGTGAGCGAAGGACTCGGCGTTGATTACCAGCGCGGGCGATTTGCAGTCGTGTATTATAACGGCGAATATTTCGGTATCCACAGCATTCGTGAACGCTCGACGGCAGACTATTTTGAAACGCATTACGGACTTGATCCGGATAAAATAGATTTGCTCAAGGCGGATAATGCCGTGTCGGCGGGCTCGACTGTTGATTACGTGGCGTTGACGGATTGGCTGGAATCAAATAATTTGGATGACGAAGAAAATTATGCTTATATCGCATCGCAAATAGATGTCGATAATTTCATCAATTACATGCATACGGAGCTTTTTGCAAATAACCGTGACTGGCCCGCAAATAATCTCAAAAAGTGGCGTAGTTCAAGCCCCAAAACTCCGTGGAAATGGTTCCTGTATGATCTTGATTTTGGTTTTGGGAATGATTATAGCAAATATACGAATAACATATTTGAATTTGCTACGGCAGAAGATGGGGATTCTTGGCCAAACGGGCCTGAATTCACATTATTGCTCCGAAGATTGCTTGAAAACGAAGGCTTCAAGGCCGCGTTTATCAATCGGATGGCGGTGCTCTTGCAGATGAATTTTGAAAGTTCGCGAGTGCTTGCACGCATCGAGAAGATGATGGCAGAAATCCAGTCGGAAATTCCTCGCGATCAAAAACGCTGGGGGCTGAGTGCTTCGAAAATGACAAAACAGCTTAACGCCATCAAAAATTTTGCGATGGACCGCCCGGGTGTTATTTACGACGAATTGCAGGATTTTTTTGCACTCGGTAAAAAGGCTCCTGTAACCTTGTCTGTAAATGGCCCTGGTAAGATTCTTGTGCATAACCTCCCCGTTGATGAGCCTGAAATGACTGTGAATTTCTTTACGGGATTCCCGGTGGTGCTTAGCGCGGAGCTTCTTATGGGAAGTACTTTTGTAGGTTGGAGTGACGGCGAGACTAGCCCCACGCGAGTGATTCTGCCGGAAAGCGTCAGTGAAGTTTCAGCTCTCTTTAAATAG
- a CDS encoding EamA family transporter → MLFLLLTIGPAFLFACGNILEKSGVSTVGKRTGGTSRPWEFFKGVITNKFWWLGIACSGLATVGYYIAMARYDLSQVQPMMVLNPVLTALMGFCILKEVLTKRIVVAICFVVAGLLYSVENLGESTAVQNIGTLWLYAGGLCFATLIAHLWVKDREMVDSLIMGVGFGLSAAFYKSLAMDFDLDHIEFSSVANLLMDFRTLGYVATYGIAFLYSQVSFSRGRALFIIPFSAAVGAAVPTLAGALVFYEAFPMGKVISVTLVLIGACLFIVRRPRRKKVNNSELENKK, encoded by the coding sequence ATGCTCTTTCTTCTTCTTACAATCGGTCCTGCGTTTTTATTTGCCTGTGGAAACATCCTGGAAAAGTCCGGGGTGTCCACTGTTGGCAAGCGCACAGGCGGAACTTCTAGGCCTTGGGAATTTTTCAAGGGCGTTATCACTAATAAATTTTGGTGGCTTGGCATTGCATGCTCTGGGCTTGCGACTGTCGGCTATTACATTGCGATGGCGCGGTATGACCTTTCGCAAGTGCAACCGATGATGGTCCTGAATCCGGTGCTGACGGCACTCATGGGATTTTGCATCCTCAAGGAAGTCCTGACCAAGCGCATTGTGGTGGCCATTTGCTTTGTCGTGGCAGGCCTTTTGTATTCCGTCGAGAATCTCGGTGAATCGACTGCCGTGCAGAATATTGGAACGCTTTGGCTTTATGCGGGCGGGCTTTGCTTTGCAACGCTTATTGCGCACCTCTGGGTGAAAGACCGCGAAATGGTGGATTCGCTCATTATGGGGGTTGGCTTTGGACTCTCGGCGGCATTCTACAAGAGTCTCGCAATGGATTTTGATTTGGACCATATCGAGTTCTCGTCAGTGGCAAATTTGCTCATGGACTTTAGAACGCTTGGCTATGTGGCGACATACGGCATTGCCTTTTTGTATTCGCAGGTGTCGTTCTCGCGTGGACGTGCGCTGTTCATCATCCCGTTCAGTGCGGCGGTCGGTGCCGCAGTACCTACGCTTGCGGGGGCTCTCGTTTTTTACGAAGCGTTCCCGATGGGCAAGGTGATTTCGGTGACTCTCGTGCTGATTGGCGCATGCCTTTTTATCGTTCGTAGACCGCGCCGAAAGAAAGTCAATAATTCGGAACTTGAAAATAAGAAGTAG